A genomic window from Centroberyx gerrardi isolate f3 chromosome 14, fCenGer3.hap1.cur.20231027, whole genome shotgun sequence includes:
- the galnt6 gene encoding polypeptide N-acetylgalactosaminyltransferase 6, with protein MRLFLRRRMSPLKLVLLAGTLFMVVLVVLQWDVGSTPARDPWFQELVDKKDQVMVMVRDAVNNMGFQIGAPQPPPAEEQPTQDVRCPSGFYSQAELKPFLERPPQDPRSPGADGKAFQKDHMTPEEEKEKEEGMTRHCFNQFASDHISLSRSLGDDTRPPECVDRKFRRCPPLPTTSVIIVFHNEAWSTLLRTVYSVLHTSPAALLTEIILVDDASIAEHLKSRLEEYVRQLKIVRVVRQPERKGLITARLLGASMAQGEVLTFLDAHCECFHGWLEPLLARIVEEPTAVVSPEITTIDLNNFQFNKPVVSAHAFNRGNFDWSLTFGWEAIPEEARKKRKDETYPVKTPTFAGGLFSISKTYFEHIGTYDDKMEIWGGENVEMSFRVWQCGGQLEIIPCSVVGHVFRTKSPHTFPKGTEVITRNQVRLAEVWMDDYKKIFYRRNKNAANMASQNQYGDISDRVKLRERLHCKNFTWYLNTVYPEVFVPDLSPEKFGAIKNSASQTCLDVGENNQGGKPVIMYPCHNMGGNQYFEYTSHKELRHNIGKQLCLQAVPQPEQVKIDLCQLKGKGTSLAPQQEWVFTEEHLLKNPSSGKCLQLSSGHLQMDHCNAANLNQHWSFS; from the exons ATGCGTCTGTTCCTGCGCCGGCGCATGTCCCCGCTGAAGCTGGTGCTCCTTGCGGGGACTCTGTTcatggtggtgctggtggttcTCCAGTGGGACGTGGGCTCTACGCCCGCTCGGGACCCCTGGTTTCAGGAGCTGGTGGACAAGAAGGACCAGGTGATGGTCATGGTCCGGGACGCCGTCAACAACATGGGCTTCCAGATCGGGGCTCCGCAGCCTCCGCCTGCAGAGGAGCAGCCCACCCAGGACGTCCGCTGCCCCTCGGGATTCTACAGCCAGGCCGAGCTCAAACCTTTCCTGGAGAGACCGCCGCAGGACCCCCGCAGCCCGGGGGCCGACGGCAAGGCGTTTCAGAAAGACCACATGACcccggaggaggagaaggagaaggaggagggcatGACCAGGCACTGCTTCAACCAGTTTGCCAGTGACCACATCTCGCTTAGCCGTAGTCTTGGGGATGACACCAGGCCTCCAGA GTGTGTGGACAGGAAGTTTCGTCGCTGCCCCCCTCTGCCCACCACCAGTGTTATTATCGTCTTCCACAACGAGGCCTGGTCGACCCTCCTCAGGACGGTCTACAGCGTCCTGCACACCTCTCCTGCTGCCCTGCTCACAGAGATCATCCTGGTGGATGACGCCAGTATTGCAG AGCACCTGAAGAGCCGCCTGGAGGAATACGTGCGTCAGCTGAAGATCGTCCGTGTGGTGAGGCAGCCGGAGAGGAAGGGCCTCATCACCGCCCGGCTGCTGGGGGCCAGCATGGCCCAGGGTGAAGTGCTCACCTTCCTGGATGCACACT GTGAGTGTTTCCACGGCTGGCTGGAGCCCCTGTTGGCCCGTATTGTGGAGGAGCCCACTGCTGTGGTCAGCCCAGAGATCACCACCATTGACCTCAACAACTTTCAGTTCAATAAGCCGGTGGTCAGCGCTCACGCCTTCAACCGGGGCAACTTTGACTGGAGCCTGACCTTCGGCTGGGAGGCCATCCCCGAGGAAGCGAGGAAGAAACGCAAAGATGAAACTTACCCCGTAAA AACTCCCACCTTTGCTGGCGGTCTCTTCTCAATCTCTAAGACGTACTTTGAACACATTGGAACCTACGACGACAAGATGGAGATCTGGGGCGGTGAGAATGTGGAGATGTCATTCAGG GTATGGCAGTGCGGGGGTCAGCTGGAGATCATTCCTTGTTCTGTGGTGGGCCACGTCTTCCGCACCAAGAGCCCCCACACCTTCCCCAAAGGCACGGAGGTCATCACCCGCAACCAGGTGCGCCTGGCCGAGGTCTGGATGGACGACTACAAGAAGATCTTCTACCGCCGCAACAAGAATGCTGCAAATATGGCCAGTCAG AACCAGTATGGGGACATTTCTGATCGTgtgaaactgagagagaggctgcactgcaaaaacttcACCTGGTACCTCAACACAGTCTACCCAGAGGTCTTTGTCCCGGACTTGTCCCCGGAAAAATTCGGAGCA ataAAGAATTCGGCATCTCAAACCTGCCTGGATGTAGGAGAGAACAACCAGGGAGGCAAACCAGTCATCATGTACCCGTGTCACAACATGGGAGGCAACCAG TACTTTGAATACACGTCTCATAAGGAGCTGCGTCACAACATTGGGAAGCAGCTGTGTCTCCAGGCTGTGCCGCAGCCAGAGCAGGTGAAGATCGACCTGTGCCAGCTGAAGGGAAAGGGCACCAGTTTGGCACCGCAACAGGAGTGGGTCTTTACAGAG GAACATCTCCTGAAGAATCCGAGCAGTGGGAAATGTTTACAGCTGAGCAGCGGCCACCTTCAGATGGACCACTGTAACGCTGCTAACCTCAACCAGCACTGGAGCTTCAGCTGA
- the LOC139927656 gene encoding glucose-6-phosphate 1-dehydrogenase-like: MSTEPLTRSEVFGQLRRELYGDEPSSHTDTHIFIILGASGDLAKKKIYPTLWWLFRDGLLPEESYFVGFARSNLTIEDIKTACLPHMKVTDEESESLSAFFSKNSYLSGRYDEGSSFSKLNAHLSSLPGGADANRLFYLALPPSVYHHVSTNIRAHSMSSKGWNRLIVEKPFGRDLQSSQELSAHLSSLFTEDQIYRIDHYLGKEMVQNLMVLRFGNRIFGPIWNRNSVACVVLTFKEPFGTQGRGGYFDDFGIIRDVMQNHLLQMLSLVAMEKPASTSSDDVRDEKVKVLKCIAPVPMSDVVLGQYVGDPEGEGHAKLGYLDDPTVPKGSCTPTFATAVLYVQNERWDGVPFILRCGKALNERKAEVRLQFTDVPGDIFGERCQRNELVVRVQPDEAIYLKMMTKRPGVYFSPEETELDLTYRSRYKNVTLPDAYERLILDVFCGSQMHFVRSDELQQAWRILTPLLHHIEGEKTRPIPYTYGSRGPNEADELVKRVGFRYEGTYKWVKPHTA, from the exons ATGAGCACTGAACCTTTGACTCGCTCTGAGGTGTTTGGACAGCTTAGGAGGGAGCTGTATGGAGACGAGCCATCCAgtcatactgacacacacatcttcatCATCCTGGGAGCTTCT GGAGATCTTGCAAAAAAGAAGATCTACCCCACATTATG GTGGTTGTTTAGAGATGGCCTGCTCCCAGAGGAGAGCTACTTTGTGGGTTTTGCCCGCTCTAACCTGACCATAGAGGACATCAAGACAGCATGTCTGCCTCATATGAAG GTTACTGATGAGGAGAGTGAGAGCCTCTCAGCCTTCTTCAGTAAGAACTCCTACCTGAGCGGCAGGTATGATGAGGGAAGCTCTTTCTCCAAGCTCAATGCCCACCTGTCGTCTCTGCCTGGTGGGGCTGATGCCAACCGGCTCTTCTACTTGGCTCTGCCACCCAGCGTCTACCACCATGTCAGCACAAACATCAGAGCCCATTCCATGAGCTCCAA AGGCTGGAACAGACTAATTGTTGAGAAGCCGTTTGGCCGTGACCTGCAGAGCTCACAGGAGCTGTCGGCCCACCTGTCCTCCCTGTTCACAGAGGACCAGATCTACCGCATAGACCACTACCTGGGCAAGGAGATGGTCCAGAACCTCATGGTGCTCAG GTTTGGAAATCGCATCTTTGGCCCTATATGGAACAGGAACAGCGTGGCCTGTGTGGTCCTCACCTTCAAGGAGCCATTTGGCACTCAGGGCCGCGGAGGgtactttgatgactttggCATCATTCG TGATGTCATGCAGAACCATCTCCTCCAGATGCTCTCTTTGGTTGCCATGGAGAAACCTGCTTCCACCAGCTCAGATGATGTGAGAGACGAGAAG GTGAAGGTGTTGAAGTGTATAGCTCCTGTTCCAATGTCGGATGTGGTGCTCGGTCAGTATGTGGGGGATCCTGAGGGGGAGGGGCACGCCAAGCTAGGTTACCTAGACGACCCCACCGTACCCAAAGGCTCCTGCACCCCAACTTTTGCCACCGCAGTGCTCTATGTTCAGAACGAGAGGTGGGATG GAGTTCCTTTCATCCTGCGCTGTGGCAAGGCTCTGAACGAGCGGAAGGCCGAAGTGCGTCTGCAGTTCACCGACGTGCCGGGAGACATCTTCGGCGAGCGCTGCCAGAGGAACGAGCTGGTGGTGCGGGTGCAGCCGGATGAGGCCATCTACCTGAAGATGATGACCAAGAGGCCAGGGGTTTACTTCAGCCCCGAGGAGACCGAGCTGGACCTCACCTACAGGAGCAGATACAAG AACGTGACGCTCCCAGATGCGTATGAGAGACTGATACTGGACGTCTTCTGTGGCAGTCAGATGCACTTTGTCCGCAG TGATGAGTTGCAGCAGGCCTGGAGGATCCTCACCCCCCTCCTGCACcacatagagggagagaagactCGTCCTATCCCGTACACATATGGAAG tcGTGGTCCAAACGAAGCAGATGAGCTTGTGAAGAGGGTTGGATTCCGCTATGAGGGAACGTACAAGTGGGTGAAGCCCCACACTGCAtga
- the LOC139927675 gene encoding ceramide kinase, with protein sequence MDLSRCRMDIELRLESSLWVGKKRYRAVLTGWYFNWTEVDKKNRDKKTISVPVAEVIGVEEGQVEILPHKSVEDTDKDFTVFYVKRSSGGGSYGLLWRLGRTQFSCPSRVLRDQWTTHLRAALKTHSPLRPHRLLVFINPFGGKKRGRKIYHSLVAPLFELAGISSHVIVTERANQARDHILKKDLTGFDGVVCVGGDGMFSEILHGLIGRTQQEAGLSENDPTVTLEPCPLHIGIIPAGSTDCVCFATVGVIDPITSALHIIIGDSQPLDVCSVHHPSALVRYSVSLLGYGFYGDVLAESEKHRWMGPLRYDYSGAMVYLSNRSYAGVVQYLPADPLLSSPRDNTRCLSGCSVCSRSTERLFPHSADSGSLYSSHFSQFSSDSEGEWVSVEGRFRCVSLTCMSSSCPKSPLGLSPSAHLADGTGDLILVWDTHPLGFLKFLYRHTSTQDQFDLPFVEVHRVKAVRFSLPTGEEEEGDEEKGGIDEEEKAYAQDAETKSRNGSQQHLAERGEERGMTNDKKRMNPFLCGLCCSKAPSVSVWNCDGEILPFTEILCRVHGQLVRLYARGIEDGAALQSCRDRNGKCDRSH encoded by the exons ATGGACCTCTCCAGATGTAGAATGGACATAGAGCTCAGGCTGGAGTCAAGTTTGTGGGTCGGGAAAAAAAGATACCGGGCGGTGCTGACGGGCTGGTATTTCAACTGGACTGAGGTTGACAAGAAGAATCGCGATAAGAAAACAA TTTCAGTGCCTGTAGCAGAGGTGATTGGAGTGGAGGAGGGTCAGGTGGAGATTCTGCCCCACAAGTCTGTTGAAGACACAGACAAAGACTTCACAG TTTTCTATGTGAAgcgcagcagcggcggcggttCCTATGGGTTGCTATGGAGACTGGGCCGGACCCAGTTCAGCTGCCCCAGTCGGGTCCTCAGAGACCAGTGGACGACACACCTAAGAGCTGCCCTCAAAACCCACA GTCCCTTGCGCCCGCACAGGCTGCTGGTGTTTATCAACCCGtttggagggaagaagagaggaagaaagatcTACCATTCTCTGGTTGCCCCTCTGTTTGAGCTGGCTGGCATCAGCTCTCATGTAATAG TAACTGAACGGGCAAACCAGGCGAGGGACCACATACTGAAGAAAGACCTGACAGGGTTTGACGG cgtggtgtgtgtgggtggggatggCATGTTCAGCGAAATACTTCACGGTTTGATTGGGCGAACGCAGCAAGAGGCGGGCCTTTCTGAGAATGACCCCACTGTGACTTTGGAGCCCTGTCCGCTTCATATCGGCATCATTCCTGCGG GTtctacagactgtgtgtgttttgccacaGTAGGAGTGATTGACCCTATTACTTCAGCTTTGCACATCATCATTG GAGACTCTCAGCCTCTGGACGTGTGTTCGGTCCACCACCCCTCCGCTCTGGTGCgctactctgtctctctgttgggCTATGGCTTCTATGGGGACGTCCTGGCTGAGAGTGAGAAACACCGCTGGATGGGACCTCTCAGATATGACTACTCAG GTGCGATGGTTTACCTGAGCAACCGAAGCTATGCAGGCGTAGTTCAGTACCTTCCAGCAGACCCCCTGCTCTCCAGCCCCAGAGACAACACACGCTGCCTGTCGGG gtgcaGTGTGTGCTCCAGAAGCACAGAAAGACTTTTCCCCCACTCTGCAGACTCCGGCTCCCTGTACAGCTCCCACTTCAGCCAGTTCAGTAGTGACTCAGAAG gtgagtgggtgagtgtggAGGGCAGGTTCAGGTGTGTGTCCCTCACTTGTATGTCCAGTTCTTGTCCCAAAAGTCCTCTGGgcctttctccctctgctcaCCTGGCTGACGGGACGGGGGACCTCATCCTGGTATGGGACACCCACCCCCTAGGCTTCCTCAAGTTCCTCTAcaggcacacaagcacacaggaCCAG TTTGACCTGCCCTTTGTGGAGGTCCACCGCGTGAAGGCCGTTCGTTTCTCCCTCCCAACCGgcgaagaggaggaaggggacgAAGAGAAAGGAGGTATAGATGAAGAAGAGAAAGCATATGCGCAGGATGCTGAGACCAAGAGCAGGAATGGATCCCAGCAGCacctggcagagagaggggaggagcgaggCATGACAAACGACAAGAAGAGAATGAACCCCTTCCTGTgcggtctgtgctgcagcaAGGCTCCTTCTGTCTCAGTGTGGAACTGTGATGGAGAGATTCTGCCTTTCACTGAGATCCTCTGCAG GGTCCATGGTCAGCTGGTGCGTCTCTACGCCCGCGGCATCGAGGACGGAGCAGCTCTCCAGAGCTGCAGAGACAGAAACGGGAAGTGTGACAGGAGTCACTAA
- the naa10 gene encoding N-alpha-acetyltransferase 10 isoform X2 — translation MNIRNARPEDLMNMQHCNLLCLPENYQMKYYFYHGLSWPQLSYIAEDENGKIVGYVLAKMEEDPDDVPHGHITSLAVKRSHRRLGLAQKLMDQASRAMIENFNAKYVSLHVRKSNRAALHLYSNTLKFQISEVEPKYYADGEDAYAMKRDLAHMADELRKPGVRVLGQEAQSAQSLSGPGDQEREGERDSGGESKELSEVSEATESTDVKDSSSDSQ, via the exons ATGAATATACGAAACGCAAGG CCGGAGGACCTTATGAATATGCAGCATTGTAACCTGCTGTGTCTTCCAGAAAACTACCAGATGAAATACTATTTCTATCACGGATTGTCCTGGCCTCAG CTCTCATACATTGCAGAGGACGAGAACGGCAAAATAGTGGGATATGTGTTGGCAAAGAT GGAGGAGGACCCAGATGATGTTCCCCATGGCCACATCACCTCCCTG GCTGTGAAGCGCTCCCACAGACGTCTGGGTCTGGCTCAGAAGCTGATGGACCAGGCCAGCAGGGCCATGATAGAGAATTTCAACGCTAAATATGTCTCACTTCATGTTCGCAAAAG CAACCGGGCAGCCTTGCATCTGtactcaaacacactcaaattCCA GATTAGTGAAGTAGAGCCTAAATACTATGCGGATGGGGAGGATGCCTACGCCATGAAAAGAGACTTGGCCCACATGGCCGATGAG CTGAGAAAGCCAGGAGTGCGTGTGTTGGGTCAGGAGGCCCAATCTGCTCAGAGCCTGTCGGGACCCggagaccaggagagagagggggagagagacagcgggGGAGAGAGCAAAGAGCTGAGCGAAGTCAGCGAGGCGACGGAAAGCACAGACGTTAAAGATTCCTCCTCCGATTCACAATGA
- the naa10 gene encoding N-alpha-acetyltransferase 10 isoform X1 has translation MNIRNARPEDLMNMQHCNLLCLPENYQMKYYFYHGLSWPQLSYIAEDENGKIVGYVLAKMEEDPDDVPHGHITSLAVKRSHRRLGLAQKLMDQASRAMIENFNAKYVSLHVRKSNRAALHLYSNTLKFQISEVEPKYYADGEDAYAMKRDLAHMADEVPQLRKPGVRVLGQEAQSAQSLSGPGDQEREGERDSGGESKELSEVSEATESTDVKDSSSDSQ, from the exons ATGAATATACGAAACGCAAGG CCGGAGGACCTTATGAATATGCAGCATTGTAACCTGCTGTGTCTTCCAGAAAACTACCAGATGAAATACTATTTCTATCACGGATTGTCCTGGCCTCAG CTCTCATACATTGCAGAGGACGAGAACGGCAAAATAGTGGGATATGTGTTGGCAAAGAT GGAGGAGGACCCAGATGATGTTCCCCATGGCCACATCACCTCCCTG GCTGTGAAGCGCTCCCACAGACGTCTGGGTCTGGCTCAGAAGCTGATGGACCAGGCCAGCAGGGCCATGATAGAGAATTTCAACGCTAAATATGTCTCACTTCATGTTCGCAAAAG CAACCGGGCAGCCTTGCATCTGtactcaaacacactcaaattCCA GATTAGTGAAGTAGAGCCTAAATACTATGCGGATGGGGAGGATGCCTACGCCATGAAAAGAGACTTGGCCCACATGGCCGATGA GGTCCCACAGCTGAGAAAGCCAGGAGTGCGTGTGTTGGGTCAGGAGGCCCAATCTGCTCAGAGCCTGTCGGGACCCggagaccaggagagagagggggagagagacagcgggGGAGAGAGCAAAGAGCTGAGCGAAGTCAGCGAGGCGACGGAAAGCACAGACGTTAAAGATTCCTCCTCCGATTCACAATGA